DNA sequence from the bacterium genome:
CGCTCGATGGGATTCCGATCCGGATGCCGATGTCTGGTCGGATTACGGCGCCACCTTGGCCGCCGCGGGCCGGCGGGAAGAAGCCATCGAGACGTTCGAGCGCGCCCTCGTGGCCTGCCGCCAGGAACTCGAGCACGCCGATGACGATGACGAGGAGGACTTGCATCGTCTCGAGAGCGAGATCCGAGAAGAGCTATCGAATCTGACCCGCTCGCCGTAGAACCCACCGTGGTGCGCCAGCGAGCTGAATCGCCCAGTTTCACGCCAAGAACCGTTCGCAGTGGCGGCGCAATACACGCCAACACCGTCGATTGCGCTCCCGGCCGTGTCACAGAATCGTTCGAAACGGCGGTTAGGCCGCAATGCTCACCGAAATACAGCGAGCATTTGGCTGTATGAGCGAGCGATCAGGCGGCGCGATGCAGCTCGATCCCGGGCAGATGCTTCCGCCCGCCGACGCAGTTGACCATAAGATCGCACCGATCGCCGCATCCACAGCGTCGGCGAATTCCGCGCGGCCACTTCGGTCGTGGCTCCAAGCGCCTCCGGCGTGCGATACGTCCTCCGGTCCACACCTCATGCGGCGTGCGACCGTCAAGGGTCGTGTGAGGACGCACCGTGTTGTACCAGGTCGCATACAGACCGAGCTCACGCTGCATCGCCGCGAGCGACATCGGCACGAGCAGGCACCGAGTACATTCTTGCTTCATCGACCGAATGAATCGCTCAACGATGGCGATGCTCGCTGGCTGTCCCACCGCT
Encoded proteins:
- a CDS encoding transposase; the protein is MGQPASIAIVERFIRSMKQECTRCLLVPMSLAAMQRELGLYATWYNTVRPHTTLDGRTPHEVWTGGRIARRRRLEPRPKWPRGIRRRCGCGDRCDLMVNCVGGRKHLPGIELHRAA